One stretch of Streptomyces sp. NBC_01142 DNA includes these proteins:
- a CDS encoding aspartate carbamoyltransferase catalytic subunit produces MKRHLISAADLTRDDAVLILDTAEEMARVADRPIKKLPTLRGRTVVNLFFEDSTRTRISFEAAAKRLSADVINFSAKGSSVSKGESLKDTALTLEAMGADAVVIRHGASGAPYRLATSGWIDGAVVNAGDGTHEHPTQALLDAFTMRRRLVGPDAGLGRDLEGRRITIVGDVLHSRVARSNVLLLHTLGAHVTLVAPPTLVPIGVENWPCEVSYDLDDVLPKSDAVMMLRVQRERMNAAFFPTEREYSRRYGLDGDRMARMPEHAIVMHPGPMNRGMEITAQVADSDRCTAVEQVANGVSTRMAVLYLLLGGNESAISPTHARTEENK; encoded by the coding sequence ATGAAGCGTCACCTCATCTCGGCCGCCGACCTCACCCGCGACGACGCCGTCCTGATCCTCGACACCGCCGAGGAGATGGCCCGGGTCGCCGACCGGCCGATCAAGAAGCTGCCGACCCTGCGCGGCCGCACCGTCGTCAATCTCTTCTTCGAGGACTCGACGCGGACCCGGATCTCCTTCGAGGCCGCCGCCAAGCGGCTGTCCGCCGACGTCATCAACTTCTCGGCCAAGGGCTCGTCCGTCTCCAAGGGCGAGTCGCTGAAGGACACCGCGCTGACCCTGGAGGCGATGGGCGCGGACGCCGTCGTCATCCGGCACGGCGCCTCCGGCGCCCCCTACCGGCTCGCCACCTCCGGCTGGATCGACGGGGCGGTCGTCAACGCGGGCGACGGTACGCACGAGCACCCCACCCAGGCCCTGCTCGACGCCTTCACCATGCGCCGCCGCCTGGTGGGCCCCGACGCGGGCCTGGGACGCGATCTGGAAGGGCGCCGCATCACCATCGTCGGCGACGTACTGCACAGCCGGGTGGCCCGCTCCAACGTCCTGCTGCTGCACACCCTCGGCGCCCACGTCACCCTCGTCGCCCCGCCGACCCTGGTGCCGATCGGCGTCGAGAACTGGCCGTGCGAGGTCTCGTACGACCTGGACGACGTGCTTCCCAAGTCCGACGCGGTGATGATGCTGCGTGTGCAGCGCGAGCGGATGAACGCCGCCTTCTTCCCGACCGAGCGCGAGTACTCGCGCCGCTACGGCCTGGACGGCGACCGCATGGCCCGGATGCCCGAGCACGCGATCGTCATGCACCCCGGCCCGATGAACCGCGGCATGGAGATCACCGCGCAGGTCGCGGACTCCGACCGCTGTACGGCCGTCGAGCAGGTCGCCAACGGTGTGTCGACCCGGATGGCCGTCCTGTATCTGCTTCTGGGCGGCAACGAGTCCGCCATCAGCCCCACCCACGCGCGCACCGAGGAGAACAAGTAA
- the pyrR gene encoding bifunctional pyr operon transcriptional regulator/uracil phosphoribosyltransferase PyrR, with the protein MDTHNSSDVARPVLEAPDIARVLTRIAHEIVERAKGADDVVLLGIPTRGVFLARRLADKLEEITGRKIPVGSLDITMYRDDLRMRPARALARTEIPGDGIDGRLVVLVDDVLFSGRTIRAALDALGDIGRPRAVQLAVLVDRGHRELPIRADYVGKNLPTSLRETVKVQLAEEDGRDTVLLGVKQTAPAGEQ; encoded by the coding sequence ATGGACACGCACAACAGCTCCGATGTGGCGCGCCCCGTTCTCGAGGCTCCCGACATCGCGCGGGTACTGACCCGCATCGCCCACGAGATCGTCGAACGCGCCAAGGGTGCCGACGACGTGGTGCTCCTCGGCATTCCGACCCGCGGTGTGTTCCTCGCCCGCCGGCTGGCCGACAAGCTCGAAGAGATCACCGGCCGAAAGATCCCGGTCGGCTCCCTCGACATCACCATGTACCGCGACGACCTGCGCATGCGGCCCGCCCGCGCGCTGGCCCGCACCGAGATCCCCGGTGACGGCATCGACGGCCGGCTGGTCGTCCTCGTCGACGACGTTCTCTTCTCCGGCCGCACCATCCGCGCCGCACTCGACGCGCTGGGCGACATCGGCAGGCCGCGCGCCGTACAGCTCGCGGTCCTCGTCGACCGCGGCCACCGTGAACTCCCGATCCGCGCCGACTACGTCGGCAAGAACCTCCCCACGTCGCTGCGGGAGACGGTCAAGGTCCAGCTTGCCGAGGAGGACGGTCGCGACACCGTGCTGCTCGGTGTGAAGCAGACCGCTCCGGCCGGCGAGCAGTAG